The Flavobacterium sp. 140616W15 sequence AAATTTCATTCTATTTTTTGGTTTTACTACTGCATACTTTTGCTCCAACTTAACTTTTAAACCAAAAAAAATGAATAGCCTGACTACAAAACAAAAATTTTTTAATTCCCCAATAATCAAAATAATCCTCTCTCTGCTTGTATGCATTCTTATAGTCAACATAGGACAAGAAATTGCAAAAAAATTACTGAACTTTACATCTCTAGACAAAAGCTACAGAAATCTTCTCAAGGGCATTATCGTTTCTATCTTAGCAATAGGCAGCTACACTCTTTTCTTTAAATATTATGAAAAAAGAAAAATAACTGAATTATCTACCAACAGACTTGCTCGTAATTTAATTCTCGGAACTTTAATTGGCGCGATTCTTCAGTCTCTCACTATTTTAATTATTTATTTAAATGGAGGTTATTTTGTTGCTTCTATAAATCCTTTTTCATTTATTATAATCCCACTTACTGTAGCCTTCACAACTGCTATTCTTGAAGAGATATTAATTCGTGGTATTGTTTTTAGACTAATTGAAGAAAAGCTAGGAAGTTATTATGCTTTACTTATTTCTGCAACTCTATTTGGAGCATTGCATTTACCGAATCAAGGCAGCACGTTTCTTTCTGCATTAAGCATTGCCATTGAAGCTGGTTTGTTACTTGGTGCTGCTTTTATGTATAGTCGCAATTTATGGTTTCCAATTGCATTACATTTTGCTTGGAATTTTATGCAATCAGGATTCTATGGTGCGATAACATCTGGAAACGAAAAAACTAATAGTTTACTGATTAGCAAAATTCAAGGTTCAGAATTAATAACCGGAGGAGAATTTGGCCCAGAAGGCAGTATTCAAGCAATCCTATTTTGTCTTATTGCTACAATTCTATTACTCGTTTTATGCCATAAAGAGAACAAAATAATCCCTCCTTATTGGAAAAACAAATTAAGATAAAGATCTGTATAATTTTAATTTAACTTTCCCTTTCATAAAATTGACTTGCATTTTTAAGATCAATATTCTCTTAAAAACTTCTTATTCCTTATACATAAAAAATGATTAAGCCTATCTTATAAAAGATAAGCTTAATCATTCTCTACTATGATTTATAGTATTCTTTAATTTTCAGCAACTAATCCCGGAGGGAATCCAGCTAAAATTTTCTTAACAGAAGAGTTTATAAATTCATCTGGATTATCTGGTCTTTTATCAAATTCGGTATTACCGATTCCTTGCCAAACTAATTTTTGTGTTTTAGAAGACACTATATCGATTATCAAAGATCCATCAACATAATCGTACGTATTGTACCTTGTTGTACCACTTACCATACCACCACCCCAATATCCATACGGACGATACATTCCGCCATATCCGTAGAAATCAGAATTTGATGTAACCTGTTTTTTGTCTTTTAAAATCGTAACCGCATTAACTTTCAAATCAGGATTGCTAGTCACTTCTTTAAATCCTTTGTTAATCATTTCGACACGAATTGCATTTGTAACTCGATCTGCGTTTAACTGACTCATTTGGCCCTCTTGTGCCTTTAAGTCATAAACTGCAAATGTTTTATACTGCGAAAAATCAACTGATCGATCGTAATCGTTTGTAACTTTTACCGTTGGACCACAGCTGTAAATTAAACCCAATATCATGATTGGGAGTATAAATAAGGCTTTTCTTCTTGTATTCATTTTATTAAATTTTAAAGTGATTATTAAAAAAATTAGTAAGCTATTAAACTCTTAAATAAATGATCAAACTGTCAGATGAAAGGGGGATTCCTGCTTAAAATACTTGTTTTATAGGTATAAATATTCACAGCTATTTGTGGTATTTTGATTAAAGATAAATTATTTTATCTAATTAGTAAGAATAAAACCGAATAAATATTCGCTATAACAAACTGAATTAGGAGTAATTACCCTAAAGATAAAGACACAAAAAAGTCCCATAAAATGAATTTTACAGGACTCTTGATATTTACAACGATACTTTATTTACTCCCTAACAAAAGAAGCTCGGTTATAACAACTTCTGTTATAAAGCGTTTTTCACCATTTTTATCATCATAGCTTCGATGAGTTAACTTTCCTTCGATTGCAACTTCCTTACCTTTAACGACATATTTCTCGATAATTTCGGCAGTTTTTCCCCAAGCAACAAGACGATGCCATTCTGTTTGTTCTACCTTTTCTCCCTTGTCATTGGTATACCTTTCATTTGTAGCAATTACTAAATTGGCTAACTTTTTACCTCCATCAAGGTCTTTAATTTCTGGATCGTTTCCTACGTTTCCTACTAACTGTACTTTGTTTCTTAATGTACCCATGGCTTATACTATTTAAATGGTTATATATATTATTGAAATCACCCTGAAATCAACAAGGCAAAGATGCGACATGAGGCTATCCTTATTCGGTTGATAACTATTTACTTTCGACTGTAACTACTTGTAAACGTTTGTAAATGGGAATAATTCATTATATTTGAGGAAAATCGCACATTATGCAGGCAAAAATCAACAAAGTAGAATTACGAAATTTAGAATTTGAAGATTATAAACAGCTAAAGAATTCTATGGTAGAATCTTATCCTGCAATGGCCGACTCTTACTGGAGAGTGGAGCATATTGAGAAACTACTTGAGATTTTCCCTGAAGGCCAATTGGTTATTCTTGTAGATGGAAAAGTTGTTGGATCTGCATTATCACTAATTGTAGATGAAAAGCTAGTTGACAAAAAGCATAATTATCTTCAGATTGTAGGCAACTATACATTTTCGACTCACAATAAAAATGGGGAGATTTTATATGGTATTGATGTCTTTATTCATCCCAATTACCGTGGTTTGCGTTTAGGAAGACGTTTATATGATGCCAGAAAAGAATTATGTGAGCAACTGAACTTGAAAGCTATTGTTTTTGCTGGCAGAATTCCTAATTATGCACAACATGCTAAGAAATTATCTCCAAAAAATTATATCGATAAGGTAAAACATAAAGAATTACACGATCCTGTGCTTTCGTTTCAGTTAAGCAATGATTTTCACGTTATCCGAATCATGAAGAATTATTTGGAAGGTGATGAAGCTTCGATGGAATTTGCTGTTTTACTAGAATGGAATAATGTTTATTATGATGAAAGCCCTAAGTTAATCAATCTGGACAAAAGCATTATCCGACTTGGATTAATACAATGGCAGATGCGCCAATTAAACAATATTGAAGCTCTTTTTGAACAATCGGAGTTTTTTATAGATGTCGTTTCAGGTTACGGAAGTGATTTTGCTTTATTCCCTGAACTTTTTATTGCGCCACTTATGGCCGATTACAACCATTTGTCTGAAGCTGAAGCTATACGAGAATTAGCCAGACACTCGGATCCTATTCGCAAACGTTTCCAGGAATTTGCTATTTCCTACAATATCAATATTATTACCGGTAGTATGCCTTATATGGAAAACGGTAATTTATACAATGTTGGTTTTTTGTGTAAACGTGACGGAACATCTGAGATGTATAGCAAAATTCACATAACTCCCAACGAAGTACAACATTGGGGTATGAAAGGCGGCTCTGAAATTAGAACCTTTGATACTGATTGTGGTAAAATTGGGATTTTAATTTGTTATGATGTTGAATTCCCTGAGGTTTCCAGAATCATGTCTGATGAAGGTATGAACATTTTGTTTGTTCCTTTCTTAACTGATACTCAAAATGCCTATATCAGGGTAAAACATTGTGCGCAAGCTCGAGCTATCGAAAATGAATGTTATGTTGCTATTGCTGGTTGTGTTGGTAATTTACCTAAAGTGAACAATATGGATATTCAATATGCTCAGGCTGCCGTTTTTACACCTTCGGACTTTGCGTTTCCTAGCAACGGAATAAAAGCCGAAGCGACACCCAATACAGAAATGACCCTGATTGTTGATGTAGATTTAGATTTACTGAAAGACATTCACGAACATGGTAGCGTTCGAATTTTGAAAGACCGCCGACATGATTTATATGAAGTTAAAAAATTAAATCCTTGAGAATATCAAGATGCGAGAAATAAGAAAACCATTAACCCTCATTAGCCCTGATAGAGCCGATATCCTCGCAACGTAGTGTAGAGATAAAGGCGAAAGCAGGAACAATGTAAACAAATAAAAACTATTATTTCGCTCAAAATAACTGAAAAGATTAAGCATAATTAGTAGTAAAAAAAAGTAAATCCATGAGAAAATGCTTGGAATGCGCTGAAAAAATTGTAGGTCGAGAGGATAAGAAATTCTGCTCCGACAACTGCCGTAATGCTTATAATAACAAAATAAACAAAGACAGTACTAACTTTATGCGCAACGTAAACAACAAATTACGAAAAAATTACCGCATATTATCGGAACTTAATCCAGAAGGAAAAACAAATACAACAAGAAGTAAAATGCTTAGTAAAGGATTTGATTTTGAATTTTTTACTAATATTCTTGAAACCAAAACCGGAAACACCTACTATTTTTTATATGATCAAGGATACCGTTCTTTGGAGAACGATTATTTTATGCTTGTTAAGAAAGAACTTTAGCCACCAAATACCACATGAAAAAAAACATCCATTCCGTCTTATCCATTCTAGTCATTATTGCTGTACTAGCTTTTATTTATATAACCCTCAAACCTCAATGGGTTTCTAAGGGAGAAGAAGCACTTGCCGAGTTTTCGACCGACAGGGCTTTGACTCATGTAAAAGAAATTGCTCAAAAACCCCATTATGTTGGTTCGGCAAATCATGAAATAGTTGCGCAGTATATAGAATCGGAATTAAAAGAACTTGGACTTGAGACTTCTGTTCAAGAAGGTTTCACGATGAGCGACTGGGGAAATCTGGTTAAATCTAAAAACATCATGGCTCGCATTAAAGGGTCTAATAACACCAAAGCTTTACTATTGATCTCGCACTACGATAGCGCCCCTCATTCGGCTTCTCATGGCGCAAGCGATGACGCATCGGGCGTAGCAACTATTTTAGAAGGAGTTCGTGCTTTTTTATACAGCAAGGAGAAACACAAAAATGATATTATTATCCTTTTTACTGATGCCGAAGAACTAGGTTTAAACGGCGCTGCACTTTTTGTAACACAACATCAATGGGCTAAGGACGTTGGTTTGGTAATAAATTTTGAAGCTCGTGGAACATCTGGGCCTAGCTACATGCTTATGGAAACCAACAGCGGAAACGCTAAGCTGGTTAAAGAATTTGCAGAAGCAAAAACAACTTACCCAGTATCAAACTCTCTTATGTATAGCATATACAAGATGCTTCCTAACGATACCGATCTGACCGTTTTTAGAGAACAAGGCGATATTCAGGGATTTAATTTTGCTTTTATAGACGATCATTTTAACTATCATACCCAACAAGATGATCTTGCACATTTAAACAAAACTAGCCTTACACATCAGGGTAGCTACTTAATGCCGTTGATGAAATATCTTTCGAATACTGACTTAAATAAAGCTCCAACTACTGAAGACTTTGTTTATTTTACAGTTCCGTTTACATTTATAAATTATCCTTTTGCATGGGTTTTACCAATGACTCTTATTGCATTAGGTCTTTTTGTATTATTAATTTTTATAGGAAAAGCTAAAAGGATTATCACTTTCAGCGAAATATTTAGAGGCTTTGTTCCTTTACTTGGGGCAATTGCTATTGCTGGTATTGTTACTTTTTTAGGATGGAAAATCATATTACAAATTTACCCTCAGTACAATGACTTACTAAACGGATTTACCTATAATGGTCATCTCTATATTGCCGCTTTTGTATTACTAACAATTGCCATTTGCTTTGCATTTTACAACAGTTTCTCTGATGCAAAGTTGACAATGAATCATTTTATCTCACCATTATTTTTATGGATAGTTATTAATTCAATACTGGCATATAGTTTAAGAGGTGCTGGTTTCTTGATTATTCCTGTTTACTTCGGATTGTTTTTATTTGCAATTTATGTAGTTACACAAAAAGCAAATCTGATAATCAGTCTTTTATTTGGCATTCCTACTTTATTGATTATTGCACCATTTATTCACATGTTCCCAATAGGTTTAGGATTGAAAGTGCTTTTTGGAAGTGCTATTCTGACTGTTCTAACCTTCGGATTATTACTCCCTGTTTTTGGTTCATTTCTAAAAAAAGGAATTTGGGCACTGATCTTTTTTGTAGCTTCTATTGGATGTTTTGCTTGGGGAGGTTATACTTCTGGTTATGAAAACGGAAAAGCAAAATCGAATAGTTTATTATACATCTACAATGCAGATAATAATACTTACAAATGGGCAACCTACGATGTTAACCTAGACGAATGGACTAAAAAATATTTAGGTCAGGAGCCAAAAGATGCCATTGCTTTAAACGACCTTCCTCTATTTAGTAAATACAGCTCTGGATTTACCTATAGTGCTGATGCTCCAAAAATAACATTATCTAAACCTACCGTTAGCTTTCTTTTAGATAGTGTAAGAGGAAATACGAGGTATTTAAAAATTAAAATTACACCTAACAGAAACGTAAATCGTTATGACATTTTTGGTAGCACAAAAATGGATTTCAATAATTTTAAAGCAAATGGAGCTGCTCCGCTTGGAGAGAAAGGGAATAAATTGAAACGTAAAGGTGCTAAAATATTGAGTTATTATGTTATTAATAACGAACCACTTATTATGCAATTTAATATCGATGCTAAATCTGTTTTTGACATGACTTTGATAGAGAGCTCATTTGACTTATTGACCAACCCGTTGCTAAATGTTAGCAAAAGAGCTTCTTGGATGATGCCAACTCCTTTTGTATTAAATGATGCTGTTGTTATTAGAGAAAAAATAAAACCTACGAAAGTCGTTTTAGATTCTACTCCTACTGCAACAGTTGCTAAAGACAGCCTGAATGTTGCAAATGACAGTTTGAGACCAAGCCCAATTGTAGTACCATAATCTGATTTAAAAAACATAATGACAAAGATTAGCATTTTAGGTTGCGGATGGCTTGGATCTCCGTTAGCGAAAGCAATAATAGCAAAAGGGTTTTCTGTAAACGGCTCTACAACCTCAACGGAGAAAATATCGAGATTAAAAGAATCTGGTATTAATCCGTTTTTAATAAATATAACTCTCAACGAAGACAATTCGCCTTTCGACAAAAATATATCACTTGAAATTGAAACTTTTTTAAACGGAAGTTCTGTTTTAATTATCGATATTCCACCCAAATTGCGTGGTGAAAACACGGAAAGTTTTGTAGATAAAATCGCATTTTTAATTCCGTTTATTGAAAAATCAACAATCGAAAAAGTGCTTTTCATAAGTTCTACTTCTGTTTATGGCGAAAGTAATTTACTAATAACTGAGCAAACTAAGCCAAACCCTGAAACAGAAAGTGGAAAACAACTATTGATTTCCGAAGCTCTCTTGCAGGACAACAACAATTTTAAGACTACTATCCTACGTTTTGGAGGTTTAATTGGTGAAGACCGAAACCCTATTAAGTTTCTAGCTGGAAAGGAAAATATTGAGAATCCTGAAGCGCCTATCAACTTCATTCATCTAGAAGACTGCATGGGGATCATCTTGAAAATAATAGAATCTAATTCATGGGATGAACTATATAATGCCGTTGCTCCTTTTCATCCTTCTCGCAAAGAATATTACACTCTAAAAGCAAAAGAAAACAATTTGCCTTTACCTAAATTCAATCATGATAATATAAGCCTCAAAAAGGTTATATCAAGCGCTAAAATTGAAAATGTACTAGGATATACTTTTACCAAAAAACCATAGGTTTCGGTTTTTAGTTTGCAGTCACAGTATTCGGTAATGTCATCCTGAGGCAGAGTCGAAAACAGTTACAGTTTTCAGTGTTTGTATTGTGTTTATAGCAAAAAAAAGAGCCAAAGTTTAATCCATAAACTTTGGCTCTTTTTTTATTCTTTGACACTGTAAAGTATTTTTTGAAAATCAGCTTTGTATTTATCTTTGTCTTGTAGCGAAGACCAAGATAAGACTTTATAAAACGTAGTTTTTGTTTCTACGATTCCAACAAAGTAATAAATGCTATTGTTTATTTCTTTGTCAAAATAGCTAGCATCTGTTTCTATAAAGTTGATATCGCCTTTTTTAGTTGTTTTAAATTTTGAGATATCTCTTTTTTCTTCGTCTTTTAGAAAGTCTTTAATGAAATCTTCATAAAATTCATTAACAGAAGTATAATTCATATCCAGAAGACCTAGTTCCTCTTTA is a genomic window containing:
- a CDS encoding CPBP family intramembrane glutamic endopeptidase; the protein is MNSLTTKQKFFNSPIIKIILSLLVCILIVNIGQEIAKKLLNFTSLDKSYRNLLKGIIVSILAIGSYTLFFKYYEKRKITELSTNRLARNLILGTLIGAILQSLTILIIYLNGGYFVASINPFSFIIIPLTVAFTTAILEEILIRGIVFRLIEEKLGSYYALLISATLFGALHLPNQGSTFLSALSIAIEAGLLLGAAFMYSRNLWFPIALHFAWNFMQSGFYGAITSGNEKTNSLLISKIQGSELITGGEFGPEGSIQAILFCLIATILLLVLCHKENKIIPPYWKNKLR
- a CDS encoding DUF4136 domain-containing protein, with the protein product MNTRRKALFILPIMILGLIYSCGPTVKVTNDYDRSVDFSQYKTFAVYDLKAQEGQMSQLNADRVTNAIRVEMINKGFKEVTSNPDLKVNAVTILKDKKQVTSNSDFYGYGGMYRPYGYWGGGMVSGTTRYNTYDYVDGSLIIDIVSSKTQKLVWQGIGNTEFDKRPDNPDEFINSSVKKILAGFPPGLVAEN
- a CDS encoding single-stranded DNA-binding protein, with protein sequence MGTLRNKVQLVGNVGNDPEIKDLDGGKKLANLVIATNERYTNDKGEKVEQTEWHRLVAWGKTAEIIEKYVVKGKEVAIEGKLTHRSYDDKNGEKRFITEVVITELLLLGSK
- a CDS encoding bifunctional GNAT family N-acetyltransferase/carbon-nitrogen hydrolase family protein, which produces MQAKINKVELRNLEFEDYKQLKNSMVESYPAMADSYWRVEHIEKLLEIFPEGQLVILVDGKVVGSALSLIVDEKLVDKKHNYLQIVGNYTFSTHNKNGEILYGIDVFIHPNYRGLRLGRRLYDARKELCEQLNLKAIVFAGRIPNYAQHAKKLSPKNYIDKVKHKELHDPVLSFQLSNDFHVIRIMKNYLEGDEASMEFAVLLEWNNVYYDESPKLINLDKSIIRLGLIQWQMRQLNNIEALFEQSEFFIDVVSGYGSDFALFPELFIAPLMADYNHLSEAEAIRELARHSDPIRKRFQEFAISYNINIITGSMPYMENGNLYNVGFLCKRDGTSEMYSKIHITPNEVQHWGMKGGSEIRTFDTDCGKIGILICYDVEFPEVSRIMSDEGMNILFVPFLTDTQNAYIRVKHCAQARAIENECYVAIAGCVGNLPKVNNMDIQYAQAAVFTPSDFAFPSNGIKAEATPNTEMTLIVDVDLDLLKDIHEHGSVRILKDRRHDLYEVKKLNP
- a CDS encoding M20/M25/M40 family metallo-hydrolase → MKKNIHSVLSILVIIAVLAFIYITLKPQWVSKGEEALAEFSTDRALTHVKEIAQKPHYVGSANHEIVAQYIESELKELGLETSVQEGFTMSDWGNLVKSKNIMARIKGSNNTKALLLISHYDSAPHSASHGASDDASGVATILEGVRAFLYSKEKHKNDIIILFTDAEELGLNGAALFVTQHQWAKDVGLVINFEARGTSGPSYMLMETNSGNAKLVKEFAEAKTTYPVSNSLMYSIYKMLPNDTDLTVFREQGDIQGFNFAFIDDHFNYHTQQDDLAHLNKTSLTHQGSYLMPLMKYLSNTDLNKAPTTEDFVYFTVPFTFINYPFAWVLPMTLIALGLFVLLIFIGKAKRIITFSEIFRGFVPLLGAIAIAGIVTFLGWKIILQIYPQYNDLLNGFTYNGHLYIAAFVLLTIAICFAFYNSFSDAKLTMNHFISPLFLWIVINSILAYSLRGAGFLIIPVYFGLFLFAIYVVTQKANLIISLLFGIPTLLIIAPFIHMFPIGLGLKVLFGSAILTVLTFGLLLPVFGSFLKKGIWALIFFVASIGCFAWGGYTSGYENGKAKSNSLLYIYNADNNTYKWATYDVNLDEWTKKYLGQEPKDAIALNDLPLFSKYSSGFTYSADAPKITLSKPTVSFLLDSVRGNTRYLKIKITPNRNVNRYDIFGSTKMDFNNFKANGAAPLGEKGNKLKRKGAKILSYYVINNEPLIMQFNIDAKSVFDMTLIESSFDLLTNPLLNVSKRASWMMPTPFVLNDAVVIREKIKPTKVVLDSTPTATVAKDSLNVANDSLRPSPIVVP
- a CDS encoding SDR family NAD(P)-dependent oxidoreductase, giving the protein MTKISILGCGWLGSPLAKAIIAKGFSVNGSTTSTEKISRLKESGINPFLINITLNEDNSPFDKNISLEIETFLNGSSVLIIDIPPKLRGENTESFVDKIAFLIPFIEKSTIEKVLFISSTSVYGESNLLITEQTKPNPETESGKQLLISEALLQDNNNFKTTILRFGGLIGEDRNPIKFLAGKENIENPEAPINFIHLEDCMGIILKIIESNSWDELYNAVAPFHPSRKEYYTLKAKENNLPLPKFNHDNISLKKVISSAKIENVLGYTFTKKP